A genomic stretch from Dermochelys coriacea isolate rDerCor1 chromosome 24, rDerCor1.pri.v4, whole genome shotgun sequence includes:
- the LOC119847665 gene encoding protein NKG7-like isoform X2 → MGGQGWSRSQPCEGAGDAEQVKQVEDSYQEGFYSLLAGCFPDPSAAPHAMVSPRISSTVLALLSLLLLLVALGSDHWLVDDTVLGSPHEGLWKSCLNSVCEQISSASVSLKVTRVFTLLGVIAGLVSSFALFASFLRSHPGSVSLTLVSFLGSFSAGLCAMIALAVYTGEFAGAVNAAQSQVTFGWSFGLGWASFLLFLITGVVMLVAHQSS, encoded by the exons gtaaagcaagtcgaggacagctaccaagagggattttatagcttaCTGGCTGG ctgcttccCGGATCCCAGCGCTGCCCCCCACGCGATGGTGTCTCCCCGGATTTCCAGCACCgtcctggccctgctcagcctcctgctgctgctggtggccctGGGCTCCGACCACTGGCTGGTGGACGACACCGTCCTCGGGTCCCCCCATGAGGGGCTGTGGAAGAGCTGCCTGAATTCGGTGTGTGAACAAATTTCTTCAGCATCAG TCTCTTTAAAGGTCACCAGGGTTTTCACACTGCTGGGTGTGATCGCTGGGTTGGTCTCCTCCTTCGCTCTCTTCGCCTCGTTCCTGCGCTCCCACCCCGGCTCCGTGTCCCTGACCTTGGTCTCCTTCCTGGGCAGCTTCAGTGCAG ggctctgtgccATGATCGCGCTGGCCGTGTACACAGGGGAGTTCGCTGGGGCCGTGAATGCCGCCCAGAGCCAGGTCACCTTTGGCTGGTCCTTCGGCCTCGGCTGggcctccttcctcctcttcctcatcactg gTGTGGTGATGCTGGTCGCCCACCAATCCTCCTAG
- the LOC119847665 gene encoding protein NKG7-like isoform X3 yields the protein MVSPRISSTVLALLSLLLLLVALGSDHWLVDDTVLGSPHEGLWKSCLNSVCEQISSASVSLKVTRVFTLLGVIAGLVSSFALFASFLRSHPGSVSLTLVSFLGSFSAGLCAMIALAVYTGEFAGAVNAAQSQVTFGWSFGLGWASFLLFLITGVVMLVAHQSS from the exons ATGGTGTCTCCCCGGATTTCCAGCACCgtcctggccctgctcagcctcctgctgctgctggtggccctGGGCTCCGACCACTGGCTGGTGGACGACACCGTCCTCGGGTCCCCCCATGAGGGGCTGTGGAAGAGCTGCCTGAATTCGGTGTGTGAACAAATTTCTTCAGCATCAG TCTCTTTAAAGGTCACCAGGGTTTTCACACTGCTGGGTGTGATCGCTGGGTTGGTCTCCTCCTTCGCTCTCTTCGCCTCGTTCCTGCGCTCCCACCCCGGCTCCGTGTCCCTGACCTTGGTCTCCTTCCTGGGCAGCTTCAGTGCAG ggctctgtgccATGATCGCGCTGGCCGTGTACACAGGGGAGTTCGCTGGGGCCGTGAATGCCGCCCAGAGCCAGGTCACCTTTGGCTGGTCCTTCGGCCTCGGCTGggcctccttcctcctcttcctcatcactg gTGTGGTGATGCTGGTCGCCCACCAATCCTCCTAG